From a single Arachis hypogaea cultivar Tifrunner chromosome 3, arahy.Tifrunner.gnm2.J5K5, whole genome shotgun sequence genomic region:
- the LOC112734182 gene encoding probable calcium-binding protein CML25, with protein MTGIMSKEIETPTHSQTPLTFFPISSFLSFPNPTATKSPFIQILIKNKKHRIMGLRSLFNRNKDLIPSSTPSRSTSMSVRSRTRMAAELEQVFHKFDVNGDGKIDASELGAIMGSLGQKATEQELINMLREVDGDGDGYISLQEFIELNTKGVDSDEVLENLKEAFSVFDIDGNGSITAEELNTVMRSLGEECTLAECRRMISGVDSDGDGMIDFEEFRVMMMMGSRHDTTNRVLPDPDY; from the coding sequence ATGACAGGCATTATGTCAAAAGAGATTGAAACCCCCACCCACTCACAAACACCATTAACATTTTTCCCAATCTCCTCATTTCTCTCCTTCCCAAACCCAACCGCAACAAAATCCCCTttcattcaaattttaattaaaaataaaaaacatagaaTCATGGGCCTAAGATCCCTGTTTAATCGCAACAAGGACCTGATCCCGTCATCCACGCCGTCACGATCCACCTCCATGTCGGTGCGGTCACGAACCCGCATGGCCGCCGAGCTCGAACAAGTCTTCCACAAATTCGACGTTAACGGCGACGGCAAGATCGACGCATCGGAGCTTGGAGCCATAATGGGAAGCCTGGGGCAAAAGGCGACGGAGCAAGAACTCATCAACATGCTCCGCGAGGTTGACGGCGACGGCGACGGTTACATCAGCCTCCAGGAGTTCATCGAGCTGAACACAAAGGGCGTGGATTCCGATGAGGTCCTTGAGAACCTGAAGGAGGCCTTCTCAGTGTTTGACATTGACGGCAACGGTTCCATCACGGCGGAGGAGCTTAACACCGTGATGAGGAGCCTCGGCGAGGAGTGCACGCTGGCAGAGTGCCGGAGGATGATCAGCGGCGTCGACAGCGACGGTGACGGCATGATCGATTTCGAAGAATTTAGGGTTATGATGATGATGGGTTCTCGCCACGACACCACCAACAGAGTTTTGCCTGATCCTGATTATTGA